The Gemmatimonadota bacterium genomic interval TTCACACTATTGAAGAGACATATCTATCTGACAAAGGTGAGTTTTTGACAGGATTTTGCGAAAAGAAATTGGTAGCAATGGGTGCCTTGCAACGAATTTCAGATGATAAGGCAGAAATTAAAAGGATGCGCGTCCATCCCGATTTTCAAAGACGAGGATTTGGTCAGACGATTCTGAATAGACTTGAGATAAGAGCTAATGATTTGGGTTATAAAATACTCTGCCTGGATACAACAGTGCAGCAGATTGCGGCTCG includes:
- a CDS encoding GNAT family N-acetyltransferase codes for the protein MLKIRRYQASDHNEVWNLHNLALDQVGANAGSGAQDNDLHTIEETYLSDKGEFLTGFCEKKLVAMGALQRISDDKAEIKRMRVHPDFQRRGFGQTILNRLEIRANDLGYKILCLDTTVQQIAARKLYEKNGYCEIERQRVSEFDVIFFEKRL